From Pseudomonas hefeiensis, one genomic window encodes:
- a CDS encoding endonuclease I family protein, which translates to MSVRCFALLLVMVAMGAQADAPRTFSEAKKVAWKLYAPQSTEFYCGCKYSGNRVNLAACGYVPRKNANRAARIEWEHIVPAWQIGHQRQCWQQGGRKNCTRHDPVYQRAEADLHNLVPSIGEVNGDRSNFSFGWLPTQKGQYGSCLTQVDFKAKKVMPRPSIRGMIARTYFYMSKQYGLRLSKQDRRLYEAWDKTYPVQSWERQRNQSVACVMGRGNEFVGSVNLKACTSHL; encoded by the coding sequence ATGAGTGTTCGTTGTTTTGCTTTATTGCTTGTGATGGTCGCCATGGGCGCGCAAGCCGATGCGCCCCGTACATTCAGCGAGGCCAAGAAAGTCGCCTGGAAACTCTATGCCCCCCAATCCACCGAGTTCTACTGTGGCTGCAAATACTCCGGCAATCGCGTGAACCTGGCAGCCTGCGGTTATGTGCCGCGCAAAAACGCCAATCGCGCCGCGCGTATCGAGTGGGAACATATCGTCCCGGCGTGGCAGATCGGTCATCAGCGTCAATGCTGGCAACAAGGCGGGCGGAAGAATTGCACCCGCCACGACCCGGTCTATCAACGGGCCGAGGCCGACCTTCATAATCTGGTGCCCAGCATCGGGGAAGTGAACGGCGACCGCAGCAACTTCAGCTTTGGCTGGCTACCAACGCAGAAGGGCCAGTACGGCTCGTGCCTGACCCAGGTGGATTTCAAGGCCAAGAAAGTCATGCCCCGCCCTTCCATCCGTGGAATGATCGCCCGGACGTATTTCTACATGAGCAAGCAATACGGCCTGCGCCTCTCGAAACAGGACCGGCGCCTGTATGAAGCCTGGGACAAGACCTACCCGGTACAGAGCTGGGAGCGCCAGCGCAACCAGAGCGTGGCGTGCGTGATGGGACGTGGAAACGAGTTCGTAGGCTCGGTGAATTTGAAGGCCTGCACCTCGCATTTGTGA
- the csrA gene encoding carbon storage regulator CsrA, translating to MLILTRKVGESINIGDDITITILGVSGQQVRIGINAPKNVAVHREEIYQRIQAGLTAPDKPQTP from the coding sequence ATGCTGATACTCACCCGCAAAGTCGGTGAAAGCATAAACATTGGTGACGACATCACGATCACCATTCTGGGCGTTAGCGGCCAACAAGTCCGTATCGGCATCAACGCGCCAAAGAACGTTGCGGTGCACCGCGAAGAAATCTATCAGCGTATTCAGGCGGGCCTTACCGCCCCCGACAAGCCGCAAACGCCCTGA
- a CDS encoding SPOR domain-containing protein, which produces MRKLAWVIAVLALAGCGEGRDVETPKPAATSAPAVAAPQWGVEVRGEIPQAVSDLTAWLIEHSFVSSVVKENGKDRVLVGPFNSKAEAEAKQEQLNAALVRAKKRNIESLVVDYPPAQ; this is translated from the coding sequence GTGCGCAAATTGGCTTGGGTAATCGCGGTATTGGCGCTGGCAGGATGCGGTGAAGGGCGTGATGTCGAAACGCCGAAGCCGGCGGCGACCTCCGCGCCAGCCGTCGCTGCGCCGCAGTGGGGGGTCGAGGTCCGTGGCGAGATCCCGCAGGCTGTCAGTGACCTGACCGCCTGGCTCATCGAGCACAGTTTTGTATCAAGCGTGGTGAAAGAGAATGGCAAGGACCGGGTTCTGGTCGGGCCTTTCAATTCAAAGGCTGAAGCCGAGGCGAAACAGGAGCAATTGAACGCCGCCCTGGTTCGAGCGAAAAAGCGCAACATCGAGTCGCTGGTGGTGGATTACCCGCCCGCTCAATAA